From the genome of Colwellia psychrerythraea 34H, one region includes:
- a CDS encoding YhdP family protein: MSIVSTSNRWLNRLYKTIAILLVLLAVIISAFRLFLPYVHNYKLPLQNYLNEISQTNIVIGTLSMTWQRSGPILIIGDVQVLETERASVFIEQLEMQVDFWRTLTEQNLISKNLLLSGAIVNVSEKLWIGKEDKDSSGTVKKDDEADDIEVISDLFLNRIKRFSIRDSQVTVRNESITRSIRLNQLRWLNTGERHQAEGSVVLNGLSSNNLHLKLDLQGNKGSALTGKVYLQANQIDITPWLDDVLVLEDDKTKTDINFSAWLHINNSDIDRLKIDFSDSSMHWQFENKKQTLTLEQGQLLLVKGKADRSLILYSTPLALRFNDTPPQQFTVMLAKQANDFSLHLSEIDVAMLAQLTPLIVEKQETRNLLSEMTLTGKIEDLYIRNQNNTLQIATNFSGFNNSYSHGIPGLENVSGNLSYADNYLSVDFDAEQGRLDFDKLFVQAFPYQKLSGQLNAVFDDKGWTLTVEELDFLSKEINLSAQVNVEAPIDGEVRLALLANVSNGNAGLVGRYLPLPIMSENLVNYLNAAVVSGRVEDAQVLINGPISRFPFTDGSGIFVVDAELSKSEFKFVDNWPAITDFVANLNFTNNSMLITGRGGELTGLDVKGVRAGIADLANGQILTVDAEIKPTQTRYIGDLINQSPFKDSVGSALEQLQISGEVTGEFHLNLPLNNNEQALARGLINFDNNKVGLQAPQMDFTEVQGQFIFSNDKISTKDLQLMWQGLPITLDISGMDKADYYDTDINLAALWQESTWLSFVPEKLRRYTQGELPWQGSLSLHQHHQGGFSYSANFDTELNETRLLLPAPYQRDANQENALSVKINGDKEQSNVVLNYGDKMHFSGVLEHQNVAFTRANLMLGEGSMALPGDGFHITTKLAQVDFSKWQPLISNILDSINQPSTDAEQDNLKSVEQVNSIPFLAKPKRIRGSIGQLSLLGQELNNVSFNLLDKPQWWLLQLNAKETRSQIKIYPDWLVQGLDINAEFLTFPQEQENTDIEATVAVINQQPDRAENDIIFAEIPPLKFHCDRCVIGLVNLGEVDVNIKRIDQQTIEFKNFTAKRNKTSLNLDGSWLHNEQASITTLVGNLSVDDVEAELKAAGYESIIKDSGAKIDVNLNWEGGLHDFMLSHLNGTVNGRLDDGYLADVSDSARIFSVLSLQSLVRKLTLDFRDIFSDGMFYSNIKGNYQLDQGLLTTDNTKMNGTAGNLFMTGNTNLVTGELDYEMSYKPNLTSSLPVLAWIATSLNPVTFLAGVAIDQVVRSQVVSEFKFELTGTVDNPDFKEVDRKSKNISIEGAVPTEDAKQDESIIETPSTSKKDKATDG, from the coding sequence ATGAGCATTGTAAGTACTTCGAACCGTTGGCTAAACCGCCTTTATAAAACAATTGCTATTTTGTTAGTGTTGTTAGCGGTAATAATTAGTGCTTTTCGTTTGTTTTTACCTTATGTCCATAATTATAAACTTCCCTTACAAAATTACTTAAACGAAATATCTCAAACCAATATTGTTATTGGTACATTAAGTATGACCTGGCAACGGTCTGGACCCATCCTGATTATTGGTGATGTTCAAGTGCTTGAGACAGAAAGAGCCTCTGTATTTATCGAGCAACTTGAAATGCAAGTTGATTTTTGGAGAACACTCACAGAACAAAATTTAATTTCAAAAAATCTTCTTCTTTCTGGTGCAATAGTCAATGTCTCGGAAAAATTATGGATAGGTAAAGAAGATAAAGATAGCTCAGGTACAGTGAAAAAAGATGATGAAGCTGATGATATTGAAGTTATTAGTGACCTTTTTTTAAACCGTATCAAGCGATTCTCTATACGTGATAGTCAAGTCACGGTGCGTAATGAGTCAATTACACGCAGTATAAGATTAAACCAGCTACGTTGGTTAAACACAGGTGAGCGCCATCAAGCGGAGGGCAGTGTGGTGCTCAACGGCTTGAGTTCAAACAACTTGCACTTGAAATTAGACCTACAAGGTAATAAAGGCAGTGCACTTACTGGAAAAGTGTACTTACAAGCAAACCAGATTGATATAACGCCTTGGTTAGATGATGTTTTAGTGCTCGAAGACGACAAAACCAAAACGGATATTAATTTCTCTGCTTGGTTACACATTAATAACAGTGATATTGACCGTTTAAAAATTGATTTTTCAGATAGCAGCATGCATTGGCAGTTTGAGAATAAAAAACAAACGTTAACATTAGAGCAAGGGCAATTATTACTCGTCAAAGGTAAAGCCGATCGAAGCTTGATACTCTACAGTACACCGTTAGCATTGCGATTTAATGATACGCCACCGCAACAATTTACTGTTATGTTAGCGAAACAAGCAAATGATTTTTCATTACATCTATCTGAAATTGATGTTGCTATGCTGGCCCAACTAACACCTTTGATTGTTGAAAAACAAGAAACCCGAAATTTACTATCTGAGATGACCTTAACGGGAAAAATTGAAGATCTTTATATTCGTAATCAAAATAACACACTGCAAATAGCGACAAACTTTTCTGGGTTTAATAATAGCTATAGTCACGGTATTCCTGGTCTAGAAAATGTCTCTGGCAACCTCAGTTATGCCGATAATTATTTATCAGTAGATTTTGATGCAGAGCAAGGTAGGCTAGATTTTGATAAATTGTTTGTTCAAGCTTTTCCTTATCAAAAACTTTCAGGGCAACTAAATGCTGTATTTGATGATAAAGGTTGGACATTAACCGTTGAAGAATTAGATTTTCTGTCAAAAGAAATTAATTTATCAGCGCAAGTTAACGTTGAAGCACCGATTGATGGCGAAGTTAGGTTAGCGTTGTTAGCTAATGTATCCAATGGTAATGCTGGATTAGTGGGGCGTTACTTACCTTTACCAATCATGAGTGAAAATTTAGTTAATTACTTAAATGCGGCTGTTGTTTCAGGTCGGGTTGAAGATGCGCAAGTATTGATTAATGGACCTATTAGTCGTTTTCCGTTCACCGATGGCAGCGGTATTTTTGTCGTTGATGCCGAGTTGAGTAAATCAGAGTTTAAATTTGTAGATAACTGGCCTGCGATAACTGACTTTGTTGCCAATTTAAATTTTACTAACAATTCTATGTTAATAACAGGGCGGGGTGGAGAGCTAACTGGCCTTGACGTAAAAGGGGTTCGTGCAGGTATTGCTGATTTAGCAAATGGTCAAATTTTAACAGTAGATGCTGAAATAAAGCCAACTCAAACGCGTTATATTGGTGATTTGATAAATCAAAGCCCATTTAAAGATAGTGTTGGTAGTGCGTTAGAACAGTTGCAAATTAGCGGTGAGGTCACTGGCGAGTTTCACCTAAACCTACCACTTAATAATAATGAACAAGCATTGGCAAGGGGCCTTATTAACTTTGATAATAACAAAGTTGGCTTGCAAGCACCTCAGATGGACTTTACTGAAGTACAAGGACAGTTCATTTTTAGTAACGATAAAATTAGCACTAAAGACTTACAACTGATGTGGCAAGGATTACCCATTACCCTTGATATATCTGGTATGGATAAAGCTGATTACTATGATACTGATATTAACTTAGCTGCGTTATGGCAAGAGTCTACGTGGCTGTCCTTTGTCCCTGAAAAATTACGTCGATATACGCAAGGTGAGCTGCCGTGGCAAGGTTCATTATCGCTACATCAACATCATCAGGGAGGTTTTTCTTACTCAGCAAACTTTGACACTGAATTAAACGAAACCCGACTTTTATTACCAGCACCTTATCAGCGTGACGCGAATCAAGAAAATGCTCTATCTGTAAAAATTAATGGCGATAAAGAACAGTCTAATGTTGTATTAAATTACGGTGACAAAATGCATTTTTCTGGAGTGCTTGAACACCAAAATGTTGCGTTTACCCGTGCCAATTTAATGTTAGGTGAAGGCTCTATGGCTTTACCTGGAGATGGTTTTCATATCACCACCAAATTAGCTCAAGTGGATTTTTCGAAATGGCAGCCATTAATTAGTAATATTCTTGATAGCATTAATCAACCATCAACTGATGCCGAGCAAGACAACTTAAAGAGTGTAGAGCAAGTAAACTCAATTCCTTTTTTAGCTAAGCCCAAAAGGATTAGAGGATCTATTGGTCAGTTGAGTCTCTTGGGGCAGGAGCTTAACAATGTTTCTTTTAATTTATTAGATAAACCGCAATGGTGGTTATTACAACTCAATGCTAAAGAAACGCGTAGCCAAATAAAGATTTATCCTGATTGGTTAGTGCAAGGTTTGGATATTAATGCTGAGTTTTTAACTTTTCCTCAGGAGCAAGAAAACACCGATATAGAGGCAACTGTTGCAGTAATAAACCAACAACCAGATAGAGCAGAAAATGATATTATTTTTGCTGAAATCCCACCGTTAAAATTTCATTGTGATCGTTGTGTCATTGGTTTAGTGAATTTAGGGGAGGTTGATGTAAACATTAAACGTATTGATCAACAGACGATTGAATTTAAAAACTTTACTGCAAAACGAAATAAAACATCATTAAATCTAGACGGCAGTTGGCTTCATAATGAACAAGCATCAATAACTACCTTAGTTGGTAATCTGTCGGTGGATGATGTAGAAGCAGAATTAAAAGCAGCAGGTTATGAATCAATTATTAAAGACAGTGGCGCAAAAATTGATGTAAACCTAAACTGGGAAGGAGGTTTGCATGATTTTATGCTTAGCCACTTAAACGGCACGGTTAATGGACGACTAGATGATGGCTATTTAGCGGATGTAAGTGACTCAGCACGTATTTTCTCAGTGTTGAGCTTACAATCTTTGGTACGTAAGTTAACACTCGATTTTCGTGATATTTTTAGTGATGGTATGTTTTATAGTAATATCAAAGGAAACTATCAATTAGATCAGGGATTGTTAACTACCGATAATACTAAAATGAATGGCACCGCAGGTAACTTGTTTATGACAGGTAATACCAACTTGGTCACCGGTGAGCTTGATTACGAAATGTCTTATAAACCTAACCTAACTTCAAGCTTACCAGTGTTAGCTTGGATCGCTACCTCTTTGAATCCAGTAACTTTTCTTGCTGGGGTAGCTATCGATCAAGTTGTTAGGTCTCAAGTAGTCTCTGAATTTAAGTTTGAGCTAACGGGCACGGTCGATAATCCTGACTTCAAAGAAGTTGATCGTAAAAGTAAAAATATTAGTATCGAGGGCGCAGTACCGACCGAAGATGCTAAACAAGATGAGTCAATTATAGAAACACCCTCTACATCTAAAAAGGATAAAGCAACCGATGGTTAA
- a CDS encoding rod shape-determining protein — protein MFKKIRGMFSNDLSIDLGTANTLIYVKDQGIVLNEPSVVAIRQDRSGGSKSVAAVGVAAKAMLGRTPGNIEAIRPMKDGVIANFFVTEKMLQHFIKQVHSNNFLRPSPRVLVCVPCGSTQVERRAIRESAMGAGAREVYLIDEPMAAAIGAGMPVSEATGSMVVDIGGGTTEVGIISLNGVVYSSSVRIGGDKFDEAIINYVRRNFGSLIGEATAERIKHEIGSAYPGEELIEIEVRGRNLAEGVPRSFTLNSNEILEALQEPLSGIVSAIMVALEQSPPELASDISERGMVLTGGGALLKDIDRLLMEETGIPVVVADDPLTCVARGGGKALEMIDMHGGDLFSYE, from the coding sequence ATGTTTAAAAAAATACGCGGCATGTTTTCTAACGATCTTTCTATCGATTTAGGTACCGCCAATACACTTATTTATGTAAAAGACCAAGGTATTGTATTAAACGAGCCTTCTGTAGTAGCTATTCGTCAAGACCGTTCTGGCGGTTCGAAAAGTGTTGCAGCGGTAGGTGTTGCAGCAAAAGCTATGTTAGGTAGAACGCCGGGTAATATTGAAGCTATTCGTCCGATGAAAGATGGCGTAATTGCTAACTTTTTTGTTACTGAAAAAATGTTACAACACTTTATAAAACAAGTGCATAGCAATAATTTCTTACGTCCTAGTCCAAGAGTTTTAGTGTGTGTTCCTTGTGGTTCTACCCAAGTTGAACGTCGTGCTATTCGTGAATCAGCGATGGGTGCTGGTGCACGTGAAGTCTATTTAATTGATGAGCCAATGGCTGCCGCTATTGGTGCTGGTATGCCTGTGTCAGAAGCGACTGGTTCAATGGTTGTTGATATAGGTGGTGGTACTACCGAAGTTGGTATTATTTCACTGAACGGTGTGGTTTATTCTTCTTCTGTACGCATTGGTGGTGATAAGTTTGATGAAGCTATTATCAACTATGTTCGTCGTAACTTTGGTAGCTTAATTGGTGAAGCCACTGCTGAACGCATTAAACATGAGATTGGTTCTGCCTACCCAGGTGAAGAATTAATTGAAATTGAAGTACGTGGTCGTAATCTTGCTGAAGGTGTTCCTCGTAGCTTTACCTTAAACAGCAACGAAATTTTAGAAGCACTGCAAGAGCCATTATCAGGTATTGTGAGTGCTATTATGGTGGCATTAGAGCAATCTCCACCAGAGCTGGCGTCTGATATCTCTGAACGAGGTATGGTGTTAACCGGCGGTGGCGCTTTATTAAAAGATATTGACCGTTTATTAATGGAAGAGACGGGTATTCCTGTTGTTGTTGCTGATGATCCATTAACGTGTGTTGCTCGTGGTGGCGGTAAAGCATTAGAGATGATTGATATGCATGGTGGCGATCTTTTTTCATATGAGTAA
- the mreD gene encoding rod shape-determining protein MreD: MFSNNGFIIFLTLLIALMASITPMPLSVDAFRPDWVLIVLVYWCLALPNKINIFTAWVMGFILDVLLGSVLGVHACAMALSVYIVVVNFQKIRNFSVWQQALIIGVLSAQYHLVVFWLQRFLSDVVFLPNYLYPVITTIVLWPWVFLLLRRVRRHFRIE, translated from the coding sequence ATGTTTAGCAATAATGGTTTTATTATTTTCCTTACCCTATTAATTGCTTTGATGGCAAGTATTACCCCTATGCCATTGAGCGTAGATGCTTTTCGCCCAGATTGGGTGCTTATTGTATTGGTTTACTGGTGCTTAGCATTACCTAATAAAATAAATATTTTTACCGCGTGGGTAATGGGCTTTATCCTTGATGTTTTACTTGGCTCTGTGCTGGGTGTTCATGCTTGTGCGATGGCTTTATCTGTTTATATTGTTGTAGTTAATTTTCAAAAAATTAGAAATTTCTCCGTTTGGCAACAAGCACTCATTATTGGCGTACTCTCTGCGCAATACCACCTTGTTGTTTTTTGGTTGCAACGCTTCTTAAGTGATGTTGTATTCTTACCTAATTATTTATACCCAGTGATAACTACGATTGTACTTTGGCCATGGGTGTTTTTATTATTACGCCGTGTCCGCCGTCATTTCCGCATTGAATAA
- the rng gene encoding ribonuclease G — protein MSAELLINVTPSETRVALIENGSLQEVHIERQAKRGIVGNIYLGKVIRVLPGMQAAFVDINLDKAAFLHASDINSKLILKEETDQVPDIRSLVHEGQHIMVQVVKDPLGSKGARLTTDITIASRYLVLMPNSQHAGISLRIENPNERDRLKDIVTPYCDEQQGFIVRTAGEGADELDLQHDAEFLRRVWHKVLARKQRKQTNLPLYQDLSLSFRVLRDFVGINLERIRIDSNLTFQELTVFTEEFVPELTPLLEYYPGELPIFDLFSVEREIQRALHRKIELKSGGYLIIDQTEAMTTIDINTGAFVGHRNLADTIFSTNIEATQVIARQLRLRNLGGIIIVDFIDMHNDDHKRRVLHSLDMAMSKDKVKYSLHGFSALGLVEMTRQRTRESLEHVLCGECPLCTGRGHLKTVETVCFEVLREIVRVNRAHDADKFTVYASTAVSNSLVNDEYHNLAEVEVFIGKLIKVQAEPMYNQEQFDVVMM, from the coding sequence ATGAGTGCTGAATTATTAATCAACGTTACACCTAGCGAGACACGTGTTGCTTTGATCGAAAATGGCTCACTGCAAGAAGTGCATATAGAGCGACAAGCAAAACGTGGCATTGTTGGTAATATCTATTTAGGTAAAGTCATTCGTGTTTTACCAGGCATGCAAGCAGCCTTTGTCGATATTAATCTTGATAAAGCAGCATTTCTACATGCTTCAGATATTAATAGCAAACTCATCTTAAAAGAAGAAACTGATCAAGTACCTGACATTCGATCTTTAGTACACGAAGGTCAACACATCATGGTACAAGTGGTTAAAGATCCGCTTGGCTCAAAAGGAGCGCGTTTAACAACAGATATCACAATTGCGTCACGTTACCTGGTATTAATGCCTAACTCCCAACATGCGGGCATATCCTTACGTATTGAAAATCCTAATGAGCGAGATCGTTTAAAAGATATCGTTACCCCTTATTGCGATGAGCAACAAGGATTTATAGTTCGTACTGCGGGTGAAGGTGCTGATGAGTTAGACCTCCAACATGATGCTGAATTTTTACGTCGAGTATGGCATAAGGTGTTAGCGCGCAAACAGCGTAAGCAAACTAATTTACCTCTTTATCAAGATCTCTCTTTATCCTTTCGAGTGTTAAGGGATTTTGTCGGTATTAATCTTGAGCGTATTCGTATTGACTCTAATCTGACTTTTCAAGAATTAACCGTTTTTACTGAAGAATTTGTACCTGAGTTGACACCTTTATTAGAATATTATCCAGGTGAGTTACCTATTTTTGATCTGTTCTCTGTTGAACGAGAAATTCAGCGAGCTCTACATCGCAAAATTGAACTTAAATCGGGTGGTTATTTAATTATTGATCAAACCGAAGCGATGACTACTATTGATATAAATACCGGTGCTTTTGTTGGGCATCGTAACTTAGCTGATACCATATTTAGTACCAATATTGAAGCGACACAAGTTATCGCGAGGCAACTAAGGTTGAGAAACCTTGGTGGTATTATTATTGTCGATTTTATTGATATGCATAATGACGATCATAAACGTCGCGTATTGCATAGCCTAGATATGGCAATGAGCAAAGACAAGGTTAAATATAGTCTTCATGGTTTTTCAGCGCTTGGTTTAGTTGAAATGACACGACAAAGAACACGTGAAAGCTTAGAGCACGTATTATGTGGTGAATGCCCACTTTGTACAGGTCGTGGTCATCTAAAAACAGTAGAAACAGTTTGTTTTGAAGTACTCAGAGAAATTGTACGTGTAAATCGTGCTCATGATGCCGATAAGTTCACCGTTTATGCGTCAACTGCAGTGAGTAATTCGCTGGTTAATGATGAATATCATAACTTAGCTGAAGTTGAAGTTTTTATTGGGAAGTTGATTAAAGTACAAGCCGAACCCATGTATAATCAAGAACAATTTGATGTTGTTATGATGTAA
- the mreC gene encoding rod shape-determining protein MreC → MNPIFNQGTSPAHRLILVLCCSVALIFFDHKMASFETARGYLQSLVSPLQYMANAPKQMMTWASENIVIRQQLMEENKNFRENELFFHEQVMQLSIVRQENERLRSLLSSPVRGEIKKMFAEILSVDSDPYSHQVVINRGANDGVYEGQPVLDEKGIVGQILHVGVSSSRVILISDISHAIPVRIQRNGLRLIASGSGQIDRLIHNFVPHSADVKEGDLLVTSGLGGKYPEGYPVSRVVFVRADESREFATIYSEPVAQIDRLRYMLLLSKDEAVKPASPLTTKKATVGKS, encoded by the coding sequence ATGAACCCAATTTTTAATCAAGGCACATCCCCAGCGCACCGACTTATCTTGGTGCTTTGCTGTTCGGTGGCCTTGATTTTTTTCGACCATAAAATGGCGAGTTTTGAAACCGCACGTGGTTATTTACAATCCCTAGTTAGCCCGCTGCAATATATGGCTAATGCACCCAAGCAAATGATGACTTGGGCTTCAGAAAATATAGTTATTCGTCAGCAGCTCATGGAAGAAAATAAAAATTTTCGAGAAAATGAGCTATTCTTCCATGAGCAAGTGATGCAGTTAAGTATTGTGCGTCAAGAAAATGAACGATTACGCTCATTACTTTCTTCACCCGTTCGTGGTGAAATAAAAAAAATGTTTGCCGAAATATTATCCGTTGATAGTGACCCTTATTCTCACCAAGTAGTGATTAATCGCGGCGCCAATGATGGTGTCTACGAAGGTCAGCCAGTACTTGATGAAAAAGGTATTGTTGGGCAAATATTACATGTGGGTGTAAGCAGTTCTCGTGTGATCTTGATCAGCGATATATCTCATGCTATTCCTGTACGTATTCAACGAAATGGCTTAAGGCTCATAGCTTCGGGCAGTGGTCAAATTGATCGACTTATTCATAACTTTGTTCCACATAGCGCTGACGTGAAAGAAGGTGATTTATTAGTTACTTCAGGCTTAGGTGGTAAGTATCCTGAAGGTTATCCTGTTTCCCGTGTTGTTTTTGTGCGTGCCGACGAGTCACGAGAATTTGCGACTATTTATAGTGAGCCTGTCGCTCAAATTGATCGATTGCGTTATATGCTTCTACTTTCGAAGGATGAAGCCGTTAAGCCTGCGTCCCCATTAACCACTAAGAAAGCAACGGTAGGAAAATCATAA
- a CDS encoding Maf family protein: MIFMTNEIVNSTSTSQKLILASQSPRRRELLAQLGYQFSVQASDIDETVEKAETAYDYVLRLAKQKAQHVLDLLPEAERVYSYVLGSDTSVVFNGEILGKPDNEENCIDTLSLLSGNQHQVLTAIALVSHAGVKGQVITTEVTFKTLTKAEISAYWLTGEPQDKAGSYGIQGIAGQFVKTINGSYSAVVGLPLYETAQLLANAGFVGSIHTK, encoded by the coding sequence ATGATTTTTATGACCAACGAAATAGTTAATTCCACCAGTACGAGTCAAAAGCTGATATTAGCCTCGCAATCACCTAGACGAAGAGAGTTATTAGCGCAATTGGGCTATCAATTTTCTGTTCAGGCAAGTGATATCGATGAAACAGTAGAAAAAGCTGAAACAGCGTATGACTATGTACTACGCTTAGCAAAACAGAAAGCTCAACATGTTCTAGATTTATTACCGGAAGCCGAACGAGTATATAGTTATGTCTTAGGTTCAGATACCAGTGTGGTATTTAATGGTGAAATACTAGGAAAACCAGATAATGAAGAAAACTGCATTGACACTTTGTCGCTATTATCAGGTAACCAGCATCAAGTATTAACAGCTATTGCGCTTGTGAGTCATGCGGGTGTCAAGGGGCAAGTTATTACCACTGAAGTCACTTTTAAAACATTAACGAAGGCTGAAATTTCAGCTTACTGGTTGACCGGCGAGCCCCAAGATAAGGCGGGAAGTTACGGCATTCAGGGCATCGCAGGACAATTTGTTAAAACCATTAATGGTAGTTATTCCGCTGTCGTTGGTTTACCACTATATGAAACCGCCCAATTACTGGCTAACGCTGGTTTTGTTGGCAGTATTCATACGAAATAA